Genomic window (Phragmites australis chromosome 21, lpPhrAust1.1, whole genome shotgun sequence):
ATTTGCTCAACGGGGATGACTCCTTCTGGGTGGATTTCAAatgcttgtatgaattgtaccaGGAAGATGCCCTTGACATGTCCATAATCAGAGCGCacactctgtaagtgacttatatataaaatttatgttatatgatcttgtaccttgaaattgcatgactaacttctctcttttgtagaatgCAGATCTACATATGCAGACAAGCATTAGATTAAAAAGTAGGATTCGTCGACCTTGGGCTTGTCAACGAGAGACTTGTAAAgatgaatccagacttcaccgagaactaTTTATTGAAGTGTTTGCTTTACCACCAATGCAAGACCTTCATACTATTACCCTACAACTTTGATTACGTGTTTGCCTACCAAGGCGTTCTACTTTTATGCGCATCTTGATCTAGtattaatttgctatggtgacatatttcTGTAGTTTTTATTAGATCCTGCTTCTCATCCACCTAGACTTGAGTAAGAATATTGtattggactcacaaaagagagctcaGTCAAATTACCAAGACCTCACCGAGATGCTAAACaagtaaactcgatcatttaatcttcacatcggttgcatctaagtttaattggtattcatatttacgtacagggcgtacacaagataccgtaaACAGAGTCTTATCTACCTTCCATATAGGAatcaatatgatgtaaaaaccgactttccaTACGCAGGAAATATTCATGTTTTACAGTTcgtactaaataaaaaggttccaTTCATTCCATTGAAGTTTCCTTtgctcttgaagtgtatgaggcaggcatccggcaacaatctctgcgggtTCCATCTACTTAATTTCATGCACTCATTCAATGGAGATAGAGACAGTGTCATGGAGAATGATGTTGAGGTATAAAATTACATAtcaatgccttcttttcaatttctatacatgttcaaagactaattcttttgattcttcaaacacaACGCTTCAAACAACGCGTGAGATACTCCCCTATgaaatacatgccattcaagaacagatcatcgggttcttcatcgaacatgttatcaacccaaacggtgagtttcatgaagCGATTGTGCCGCCGCGGCGTGAGGAACCTTCAAACGACACCGAAGACAATTTAcattctagtagagagtatgctataaggaggaagtctaccaaAAACTTTGACCGCTAGAATGTTATCGATCATGCATGTGTCTCATTGTAACTGTGTTGAATGATAAAtaatttatgtatatatgttttcttgattaaatatatgtcattgtatgcatgtattgagagggcgagagagacggagagagggggggagagagagagaggggatggAGAGGAgctaggagagggaggagatggagagaggaaagagaggtgtattgagagggagagagagatggagagaggagagagggagagagagaggagggaggggagctaggagagagagagagaagatagagagaggatctaggagagaggggaggcaaaacactgccggcCGAAAGTCCAAATCGGTAGTGATTCCCTGAGAATCACTGTCGGTTACAACcaccaaccagcagtgattcACAAAGTACaactgccggctgaagccacTAGCTGGTAGTGATAAGGAGCACCACTActggttgggggggggggcagtgatagtcagggTGTTAActaatcactgccggctgaaaaaTTGGCAGTGAGGGGGGTTTACCACCCGGTAGTGATGGGGTTTCTGTAATAGTCCttgttgctaaaaaaaaaagaaaaaaagaaatgttgtatcttctccttattttccaCTTTTATAGGAGGAGATAAATGTCATCATCAGATGTTAATTTCAGTGATCAATAAAATACCAACAATTTCCATAAACCATCTTGACTCCACTCTTAGCCGGCTGCCACCAGCCTAGAGGAACAAAACATTATTGTCACGACCAGGACTCACTTACGATATAGAATAGGATTAATACCAAATAAGACAGACAAATGCATCTTCTACTTTGACAAAATCTTCCTTTTGCTGCTTGATATCCTACATATATGTATCTATCGATCACTGCGAATGTAGATTACAGGAATATAACCACAGGTCGTGGATGCTATAAGTGTCTATTACATTTAGTCTAGGATTAAATTAATTTCGGCCGACTGGACCGTGTAGGATAATTGTTTTGGATTAGCCTCGTTCTGATAGCTAACTGGACGGCGTTGAAGATTACATGAACAGTAGCAGCACCCAGCTTGTGATTTAAAGTGGctggagaggaaaggagagcaaGGGAGGAGAGTAGTTGATTTGGGTGCATGCGATCTCCACTCGCGCCCACGTTGGACAGGTTAGGAGGGGCAAGTCTCTCTAAAAGTGGACCCGAATGTAAGAAATGTGGTGATCTAATTGGGGGTGTGGTTTTGTGAAAACTAATATACCACAACACATGTGGTTAAGTGATACAGCCAAAGAAAGGTACCATGTTTTGGTACCTATCTTGGTATAATTTGATGGTACCTCCCAAGAACTGTAAAAACACTCTTTCTTGAAAAGCCTTTTTACCATCCTTGGTGGTGCCAAGAGGCACCGGCAAATTATACCTTGGGAAGTTTTGGTACCTAGATACCAAGTTTTGGTACTTCTCTATGTATAATTTGATGGTACCTAGTCCTGGTACCTCCCAAGGACCGTAAAAACATTCtttcttgaaacacggaccataGAATCTAGCTAGGGTTGTCTGATTTTTACTCTAAATTCTTCCTTTTACTTCTTGCTATATCCTAGATATGTATGTATGCGCGAACGAGCGTTCATGTGTGTAAAACAGATATTGACACAGTCTCCACATTATCTAAATTGTGTAAAACAGATATTATCGCTTCTAATGCAGTTTTTAATGAAAATGAAATGGTCTTTGCGAACATGACGCTGGATAGTTGACTGCTTTCTGGTGATTAGGGGTTCTCGTTACTTTTGTGCATGCTTATATTGAACTGGTATCCCCAGTCAGGCTGTGTAAGACCCTTATTTTGATTTCAATAAAGGCGGAGAGTAACCTTGTTtgtacaaaaaataaaaacaagaaatGTTATATCTTCTCCTAATTGTCCACTTTTAACAGGGAGATGTAAGACCCCTGTCAGTAACACTACATTGCAAGTGTACAATTTTCTACCTTGAATTTCTAACTGAAACCTGTGATATATATCTTGCTCCAGGGCTTGCAGACACGGAGGCAATCCAAGAACCTATATAGATAGTATTGCTTTGCTCTTCTGTTGGATTGGATGAACAACATTCTGAAAGATGCAAGATCCCTGAACGAACATCCAAAATCTACCATACACGATGGTTGCGGATTTTTCTACACAATCTTAATATAATCATAGTAAGTTGGAACTTACACAATGATTAAGCTTTCTAAATAATAAAGTGACTTATCGATGGATAGCAACAAGTTAAGAATAAAAAGGAATTATCAAGATTCAATATATTCCGTGCATTTAATTTTGTCCTAAAAAACAATTGAACGATTCAAGAAATTAAGCGCGTGATCATTGGTGGTTTGAAGGGTATTGGCCGATTGTGGAAAGCGAGTAAGCAACCCGTCACTTGACAATTTTTttccaagtgatgatgaattggTGATAGATAATAAGACTTGAGTAAGTTGACCTGAAAGAATATGCTTGAAATACCTTATGAATAAAACAACAGGAACGAACCAGGCGACTAGACCACCCATACCCGCCGTTAGCCTGGCTATGGTGGGCATCCTTTGCCTCCTCCTGCCGTTGCCGTCGTTATGTTAATTTGCCACCGGACACTTCCTCgaataaaaagtaatttatacTTCCTTTGAttccaaatataagtctattaaGATAAGAACAAGATCTCCAATATAACACTTTGATAAATAATatctataataatatattattttaaatataaagagttatatattatgaaaatattttttataacgAATCTAGTAGCATTAGTCTTATATTGTCAATCTATATAATTTTTAAACTATTGACGATCAAAGCTAAAAAGGTTTGATTTAGACAAATCTAAATGGGCTTATATTTGGAATTATAGGTAGTAGTCATTTAGCAAGTTCATGTGGGCTTAGCATGTCTTTTTTTTGTGAAACGTAGAGTTTAGCATGTCTGCGCCTAAGCAATATGATGCAGGATGAGAACTTACATTATCAGAGTACATGATCCTTTTTCTTTGTCAGCCGGAAAAAATAAAGGAGTGAGCCTATTGTATCTTGCCGGCTGGACCTGCCGAAGACGAAACAAGATCCTCTGACGTTGGTGGATTTTAATGTCATAGGGCAATTGGGCAGTTTTGAGCCGTCCGATTGCAAGCATGAGATCTGATGCTATAGTACTTTGATGAATAGTAGAATCGCTATAgtattttaatattaataacAGTTAAAATTTGGCACTGTACGACGTAAGATAACTATAGCGCCTCTCACATTTTACTGTGCGCCTCTGACGTTTCTGCACTAACGTCAGAGGATCCCGTTCCGCCGAAGACCCAGTGATGAATAACTTTTCAAGAAATTTAATTGGTGACGCCGTGATCCATGGTTTCAAGTACGGTATTGACTCACTCACTTTCTGATGAAAGCAACTGAATAAActtaatttcttttctttttccaagtGATCGATGGTGACGATCGACTTGGAACAAAACAACAAGCAATTAAGCAATGATTAAGCTTTCTAAATAATAAAGTGACTTATCGATGGATAGCAACAAGTTAAGAATAAAAAGGAATTATCAAGATTCAATATATTCCGTGCATTTAATTTTGTCCTAAAAAACAATTGAACGATTCAAGAAATTAAGCGCGTGATCATTGGTGGTTTGAAGGGTATTGGCCGATTGTGGAAAGCGAGTAAGCAACCCGTCACTTGACAATTTTTttccaagtgatgatgaattggTGATAGATAATAAGACTTGAGTAAGTTGACCTGAAAGAATATGCTTGAAATACCTTATGAATAAAACAACAGGAACGAACCAGGCGACTAGACCACCCATACCCGCCGTTAGCCTGGCTATGGTGGGCATCCTTTGCCTCCTCCTGCCGTTGCCGTCGTTATGTTAATTTGCCACCGGACACTTCCTCgaataaaaagtaatttatacTTCCTTTGAttccaaatataagtctattaaAATAAGAACATGATCTCCAATATAACACTTTGATAAATAATATCTATaagaatatattattttaaatataaagagttatatattatgaaaatatttttcataacgAATCTAGTAGCATTAGTCTTATATTGTCAATCTATATAATTTTTAAACTATTGACGATCAAAGCTAAAAAGGTTTGATTTAGACAAATCTAAATGGGCTTATATTTGGAATTATAGGTAGTAGTCATTTAGCAAGTTCATGTGGGCTTAGCATGTCTTTTTTTTGTGAAACGTAGAGCTTAGCATGTCTGCGCCTAAGCAATATGATGCAGGATGAGAACTTACATTATCAGAGTACATgatcctttttttttgtcagcCGGAAAAAATAAAGGAGTGAGCCTATTGTATCTTGCCGGCCGGACCTGCTGAAGACGAAACAAGATCCTCTGACGTTGGTGGATTTTAACGTCATAGGGTAATTGGGTAGTTTTGAGCCGTCCGATTGCAAGCATGAGATCTGGTGCTATAGTACTTTGATGAATAGTAGAATCGCTATAgtattttaatattaataacAGTTAAAATTTGGCACTGTACGACGTAAGGTAATTGTAGCGCCTCTCACATTTTACTGTGCGACTAACGTCAGAGGATCCCGTTCCGCCGAAGACCCAGTGACGAATAACTTTTCAAGAAATTTAATTGGTGACGCCGTGATCCATGGTTTCAAGTACGGTATTGACTCACTCACTTTCTGATGAAAGAAACTGAATAAActtaatttcttttctttttccaagtGATCGATGGTGACGATCGACTTGGAACAAAACAACAAGCAATTAAGCAATTATAGGCCAGGCGACTAGCTGGCGTGCGTACCCGTGCCGTGGTTAGCCATGGCGGGCGTCCTGCTCATCATCCTTGGCTTCCTCCTCATGCCGCCGTCGGCAGCGGCAGTGGAGCAGGTCTGTGGCAACGCCGGAAACTACACGGCCAACGGCACCTACCAGTCTAACCTGGCCTTCCTCGCCAACACCCTCCCAATCAATGCCTCCTACTCCCCGCAGCTcttcgccaccgccaccgccaccgccaccgccggccAATCCCCCGACGTGGTGTACACGCTCGCGCTCTGCCGGGGCGACATCACCATCGTCACCGCGTGCAGCATGCAGCGGATGTGCCCCTTCGACAAGGGCGCCGCCGTCTACAAACTCACAACTGGTAACCTGCCTGCCCTCCCTGACGTCTCACCCCCGTCGGAGAATCTGGTGCGGAGCGCGGCTCCGACCAAATCAAATCCGATGTCTTCAGCTTTGGTGTTTTATTCTTGAGATCCTGAGCGGACAACGGAATTCTGGCAGCCATCAATGCGGAGATTTCATCAATCTCCTTGGATATGTGAGTTTATAGACACAAACTTAGCAATTATTTTGTTGATATGCTATCCAACCTAAATTATGTGATGAAATCATAAAACAGGCATGGCAATTATGGGAAGAGGGAAGATGGGTTGAACTCGTTGATGCATAATTGATCCCCGAGAGTTACTCGACAGAAATGATGCGGTGCATTGACATTGCATTGCTGTGTGTACAAGAGAATGCAGCTGATGGACCGACCATGTTAGATGTTGTTGCAATGCTAAGCAGCAAGACTAAGATCCTGGCGGAGCCGAAGCACCCGGCATATTTCAATGTAAGGGTAGGAAATGAAGAAGCATTATCCACCGCTACTAAGTCATGCAGTATTAATGATATGACCATATCTGTCACAACTGGTAGATAGTTTTTGTTTGTGTCATGTATTTTGAGTATAGAGGGGTACaatatgcatatttttttatttatcataaTTAAATTGTATTTTGTGCAGCTTTTGCTCTCGAGGAAACAGCAGGCAAACGATACTGGCACTACTAGAAAAATGATTTATACAGACGGTTCGAAAACCCTatgtagaatatttttttaaactgtCTATACTAAAGAGTTTGTACAAATCAGGTTTATACAGacggtttttgaaccgtctgtactaagttttctgaagctaaaaaatcctaaaaaatatttttcctaccaCACCAGccccctatattattatgtaggcgCGATCGCAAGTCACAAAATTTTTCACGCAAAATAACACCCGTACGTTTTCTAGAGTCAAACCCGTAACCTC
Coding sequences:
- the LOC133903260 gene encoding cysteine-rich receptor-like protein kinase 10; the encoded protein is MAGVLLIILGFLLMPPSAAAVEQVCGNAGNYTANGTYQSNLAFLANTLPINASYSPQLFATATATATAGQSPDVVYTLALCRGDITIVTACSMQRMCPFDKGAAVYKLTTENAADGPTMLDVVAMLSSKTKILAEPKHPAYFNVRVGNEEALSTATKSCSINDMTISVTTAFALEETAGKRYWHY